One window from the genome of Paramisgurnus dabryanus chromosome 20, PD_genome_1.1, whole genome shotgun sequence encodes:
- the sf3b5 gene encoding splicing factor 3B subunit 5: MTDRYNIHSQLEHLQSKYIGTGHADTSKWEWLVNQHRDSYCSYMGHFDLLNYFAVAENESKARVRFNLMEKMLQPCGPPADKPEDA; encoded by the coding sequence ATGACAGACCGTTATAACATCCACAGCCAGCTGGAGCATCTCCAGTCCAAGTACATTGGCACGGGGCACGCTGACACCAGCAAATGGGAGTGGCTGGTTAACCAGCACAGAGACTCCTACTGCTCATACATGGGTCATTTTGACCTTCTTAATTATTTCGCCGTCGCTGAGAACGAGAGCAAGGCTCGTGTTCGATTCAACTTAATGGAGAAGATGTTGCAGCCATGTGGACCACCAGCTGACAAACCTGAAGATGCCTAA